The Arachis hypogaea cultivar Tifrunner chromosome 14, arahy.Tifrunner.gnm2.J5K5, whole genome shotgun sequence genome has a segment encoding these proteins:
- the LOC112742638 gene encoding uncharacterized protein, which yields MFLNFDAKAVEEKKLIQLNELDELRVEFYENTKLYREKTKMWHDKRISARTFEPGQRVFFFNLRLNLFPRKLKSRWFGPFTIIKVSPYSHIEVMEKSPERTFTVNGHKLKHYQGGEIDRQRIVHHLT from the coding sequence ATGTTTCTGAATTTTGATGCTAAAGCCGTGGAAGAGAAGAAGTTGATTCAGCTTAATGAGCTTGATGAGCTTAGAGTTGAATTTTATGAGAATACCAAGCTCTATAGGGAGAAAACAAAGATgtggcatgataagaggatctcAGCAAGAACCTTTGAGCCTGGCCAAAGGGTCTTTTTCTTCAATTTAAGACTCAACCTTTTTCCAAGAAAGCTGAAATCTAGATGGTTTGGACCTTTCACTATCATAAAAGTCTCCCCTTATAGTCACATTGAGGTCATGGAAAAGAGTCCAGAGAGAACAttcactgtcaatggccataAGTTAAAGCATTACCAAGGAGGCGAGATTGATCGTCAAAGAATAGTCCATCACCTCACTTAA